In Pseudomonas lutea, the genomic stretch CCAGTTGCGTCGCCAGCCGCAGGCGCTGCAGTTCGCCCGACGACAGCGAGGGCGTGCTGCGATCAAGGGCCAGGTAGCCCAGGCCCAGCTCGGTCAGGGTGCTGACCCGCGCCAGCAGGTCCTGGGCGATGCGCTGGGCCGCGAGGCGCTTCTCGACGGAGAGGTTCGGGGTTGCGCGCACGTCTGGCGCCGCGTCATGGCCCGAGCCACCGGCGTCGATCCTTTTCTTGCGCGCACTGGCCCTCAGCTTGGGGTCGAGAACTGCGTTGTTGGACGCATCATCGAATTGCCCGGCGGCGACGGGGCGCAGTACCTCCGCCAGCCGCAGCAGGGACATCTGCGACAGCTCACCAATGTCGAGACCGGCGAACGTGACGGACAAGGCCTCGCGTTTCAGTCGCTTGCCCTCGCACAGCGGGCAGGGACTGCCACGCATGAACCGTGCAACGCGCTTCTTCATCAGTGCGCTCTGGGTGGTCGCAAAGGTGTGCTGCACATACCGACGAGCGCCCGTGAACGTGCCCTGATAGCTGGGCTCGACCTTGCGTTTGATCGCCAGAAGGGTTTCTGCCGGAGTCAACCCGGCATAGACCGGCGCCGTGGGCTGTTCGTCAGTGAACAGAATCCAGTCCCGGTCCTTCTTCGGCAGGTCCCGCCACGGGGTATCGACGTCGTAACCCAGCGTCACCAGAATGTCGCGCTGGTTTTGGCCGCCCCAGGCAAGAGGCCAGGCGGCGATCGCGCGTTGGCGGATGGTCAGCGAGTCGTCCGGGACCATCAACTCTTCAGGCACCTCGTAGACCCGGCCCAGTCCATGGCATTCCGGGCAAGCGCCCTGGGGCAGGTTGGGGGAGAAGTCCTCGGCGTAGAGCATCGGCTGCCCCGGCGGGTAGCTGCCGGCGCGCGAATAGAGCATGCGAATCAGGCTGGAAAGGGTGGTGACACTGCCCACCGAAGAGCGCGTGCTCGGTGTACCGCGTTGCTGTTGCAGCGCGACGGCGGGTGGCAAGCCTTCGATGGAGTCGACGTCCGGTACGCCGACCTGATCGATCAGGCGTCTGGCATACGGCGCGACGGATTCGAAATAGCGCCGCTGGGCTTCCGCATACAGCGTGGAAAACGCCAGTGAGGATTTGCCCGAGCCCGAGACGCCGGTGAAGACCACCAGCGCGTCGCGGGGGATGTCGACGTCAACATCCTTGAGATTATGCTCCCGGGCACCGCGGACCCGGACGAATCCGGGAAGGTCGGGGTCAACAGTGAAAGAGGATGGGCGAGCGTCGTCTGGCGTGCGTGGAGCAGTGGTCATGGGTGAGGCCTTTGAATCCGGGAAAGCGGGAGCGGTTTACTCAGCGAGGGGCACTTTGGGCGTGTGGCCGGCGTCGTCGTGTTCACCGCCGGTCAGCGGTTCGTCTTCGCGGACGTCGTCGGTGCGCTCGCGGTCGTCGGCAACGTCGGCGGGACGCGCGTCCGGGTCATTGAGCTTTTCGCCAGGGATGTGGGCGTTATCGGGTTTCATGATGTTTCTCCTGCCAGTTCTTCTGATGCTTCACGAATGACTTCTGCAGCCTGCAGGCCCTGAAGGAAACCGGCCAGCGCGACTTCCTCCATGCGCAGGCCTTTGCGCTGCCGGATGCGCGGCAATTTGGCGAGCTCGCCGACCGCAAAGGCTTCGAGCACTGCCGGGTGGATGTAGCACTTGCGGCACACCGCCGGGGTATTGCCCAGCAGGCGCGCCACCTCCTTGACCATGGACACGACGTGCTTCTTCGCGTCGGCTTCCGGCTCCCAGTGCAACTTGCGCAGGGTCGCCAGGGCCATCGCACTGCCGGCCCAGGTGCGGTAGTCCTTGGCGGTGAAATCGGCACCGGTCAGCTTGTGCAGGTACTGATTGATGTCGTGGGAGGAGACGGAATGCCGCTGGCCGTCGTCGTCCAGGTACTGGAACAGGTTTTGACCGGGCAATTCCATGCAGCGCTTGATGATGTTCGCCAGGCGCCGGTCGGTGACGCTGAGCCGGTGCTCGACCCCGCTTTTGCCGCGAAACTCGAAATAAATCTTGCTGCCTTTGACGTCCACGTGTTTGTTGCGCAGCGTGGTCAGGCCGTACGAGCGATTGTCCCGCGCATACTGACTGTTGCCGATACGGATCAGCGTCTGATCGAGCAGCGACAACACCGCCGCCATGACTTTCTCGCGGCCCATGCCGGGCTTGGCCAACTGGGTTTCCAGCTGCTTGCGTACTTTGGGCAGCGCCTTGCCGAAGGCAATCATCCGCGAGTATTTGTTCTCGTCGCGGATCTCGCGCCAGCGCGGATGGTAGCGATACTGCTTGCGCCCACGTGCATCGCGGCCGGTGGCTTGCAAGTGGCCCTGGCGGTCAGCGCAGATCCACACGTCGGTGTAGGCCGGCGGGATCACCAGCGCATTGATGCGCTTGATCTCGTCCTCGTCGCGGATACGCTGGCCGTCGGTGTCGAAATAGGCAAATTTGCCGCGCAGGATCTTGCGGCTGAAGCCCGGCTGGCTGTCATCGACGTAGTGCAAATCTTTGGGCAAATCTTCGCTGTGGATGGTGTCCGGCATGAAAGGCAGTCCTGAACGCGGGTCTTGTTGCATTGACCGTTGCGCTGCGCAGTCGTGCCGAATAATTGCAAAAGAGGCTTTGCGAAGGCCGCCCGGTCAGGCGAGCAATGCCACCGATTTGATTTGCGCCCAGAGCCGCTGGCCGGGCTGCAGCTGCAACTGGTCCCGCGAATAACGGGTAATGCGCGCCAGCAGCGCGGTGCCGTCGGCGTCGAGGCGCACCAGCACATGGGCCGTGTTGTCCGCCGCAATCTCCTCGACGACGGTCACCGGCAGGCGATTGAGGATGCTGCTCTGCGCGTCGGGTTGCTGGCTGAGGCTCACGTCTCGCGCCTGCACTTTCAGACGCAGCGGCTTGCCGGGCAGCAGTGCCGAGTGCGCAACGCGGATACTCAGTTCGCTGCCAGGCAAGCCGACGGTGATCAGCTGGTAGGCGGCGTCGTAAGCCAGCACGCTGCCAGCGATGACCACGCCCGCCTCGTCGCCCATGGCCAGCGGCAAATCCAGCCGGGCCAGGGTTTCGCCGATCGGCCCGCTGCCCAGCGCCTTGCCTTCGCTGAGCAGGACCAGATGGTCGGCCAGCCGGGCCACTTCATCCTGAGCGTGGCTGACGTAAATGATCGGGATATCCAGCTCGTCGTGCAGGCGTTCGAGGTAGGGCAGGATTTCGCTTTTGCGTTGCGGATCGAGTGCGGCCAGCGGCTCGTCCATCAACAGCAAACGCGGGCTGGTCAAGAGTGCGCGAGCGATACCGACCCGCTGGCGCTCGCCACCTGAAAGCGTGTCGGGCGAGCGTTGCAGCAGGTGATCGATCCCCAGCAGCGCGGTCGCCTGCTCCAGCGTTATACGGCGTTCGCGCTCGGCAATGCGCTTGAAACCGAACCGCAGATTGCCCTCGACGTTCAGGTGCGCAAACAGACTGGCTTCCTGAAAAACGTAGCCCAGGGCGCGCTGATGTGCAGGCACGAACACCGCGTTGTAGGCGTCCTGCCAGACTTCGCCATTCACCCTGACGTAGCCGCCGGTAGCATTTTGCAGCCCGGCGATGCAGCGCAGGCACGTGGTCTTGCCGGAGCCGGACGGGCCATAAAGTGCGGTCACGCCGCGCCCGGGCAAGGTCAGGTCCACATTCAACGTGAACCCGGCATAGGCCAGGTTCAGGCGCACTTCAAGGTTTGAACTCACGCGCTGCTCCAGGGCGATTTGGCCTTGCCGCTGGAGTACAGCGCCAGCAGCACCAGGAAGGAAAACACCAGCATGGCGCCGGCGAGCCAGTGGGCCTGAGCGTACTCCATGGATTCGACGTGGTTGTAGATTTGCGTGGACACCACGCGGGTCTTGTCCGGGATGTTGCCGCCGATCATCAGCACCACGCCGAATTCGCCGACGGTGTGGGCAAACCCCAGGATGGCGCCGGTGATGAATCCGGGGCGCGCCAGGGGCAGGATCACCGAGAAAAAGCTGTCCCAGGGCCCTGCGCGCAACGTCGCGGCAACCTCAAGCGGGCGGGGGCCGATTACCGCGAAAGCGTTCTGCAAGGGCTGCACCACGAACGGCAAGGAGTACAGCACCGAGCCAATCACCAGCCCGGTAAAGCTGAAGGTCAGCGTGCCGAGCCCCAGCCGCTGGGTCAGTTGCCCGACTGCTCCGTTGGGCCCCAGCAATAGCAGTAGGTAAAAGCCGATCACCGTGGGCGGCAACACCAGCGGCAATGCCACCACGGCGCCGATCGGGCCCTTGAGCCAGGAACGCGTGCGCGCCAGCCACAGCGCGATGGGTGTGCCGACGATGAGCAGAATCACCGTCGTCAGGGACGCCAGTTTGAGCGTCAGCCAGATGGCCGCGAAGTCGGCACTGCCCGGCAGCATTTACCGCTGGTACCCGAAGGATTTGATGATCGCAGTGGCTTTAGGCCCTTTGAGATAGTCCATCAAGGCCTTCGCGGCGGCATTGTCCTTGCCTTTGTTCAAAATCACTGCGTCTTGCTTGATCGGCTCATGCAAATCTGCGGGTACGATCCACGCCGAGCCGCCGCTGAGATTGCCGTCCTTGAACACTTGAGAAAGCGCGACAAACCCCAGCTCGGCATTGCCGGTCTGCACGAACTGATAGGCCTGAGCGATGCTTTGTCCCTCGACGATCCTGTCTTTGGTGGTAGCGGTCAGACCCAGCTTCTCCAGCGTTTGCGTGGCGGCCAGCCCATACGGTGCAGCCTTAGGGTTGGCAATGGACAGATGCGCGTACTTGCCGTCCTTGAGCACCTGGCCCTGGTTGTCAACGTAACCCTCTTTGGGCGACCACAGGGCCAGCGTGCCGACGGCGTAGGTGAAGCGCGAGCCTTTGACGGTCTCGTTTTCGCTGTCCAGCTTCGCTGGCGTGGTGTCGTCGGCGGACAGGAAGACCTCGAACGGCGCACCATTTTTGATCTGGGTATAGAACTGGCCGGTCGCGCCGAACGAGGCCACCAGTGTGTGCCCGGTGTCCTTTTCGAAGTCCTTGGCGATGGCTTGAATCGGCGCCGTGAAGTTGGCCGCCACGGCGACCTGAACTACGTCGGCAGAGGCCATGCCCGACGAAAGGGCCGCAACGGCGAAGACCAGCGAGGGGAGAGAGAGGCGATGGGGCACGGTGCGCATGAACAACTCCGGGGCTGCAAATCTGGGGGAAGGGAGAGCAACCGGACATCCATCAGGCGCTATGCAGCGAAATATATAGCGACTAGCCCCGGCGTGAAAGCCGGATCTTCCCGAAAGCTAATCAACCGCCGGTCAGCGACCGGCGAGGCGCTCAAGCGCGCCAATGGCGAGCTGGCGCGTGAGGTCTTCCGCTGACAGCGAATGTTTGATGCCGACAGCCTGGCCTGCCCACAGATTCATGAAGCCGTCGTCACCCCGGGCTTCGGCCTTGCTGCGCAGCGGCACGAGCGCACCACCCGCAGTCGGAAACGCTGGCGCGGCGTCCGCCATCGGACCGATCTCGCGCATGATCCGATTAACGATGCCCCGTGCCGGGCGCCCGGT encodes the following:
- a CDS encoding DNA topoisomerase IB, whose product is MPDTIHSEDLPKDLHYVDDSQPGFSRKILRGKFAYFDTDGQRIRDEDEIKRINALVIPPAYTDVWICADRQGHLQATGRDARGRKQYRYHPRWREIRDENKYSRMIAFGKALPKVRKQLETQLAKPGMGREKVMAAVLSLLDQTLIRIGNSQYARDNRSYGLTTLRNKHVDVKGSKIYFEFRGKSGVEHRLSVTDRRLANIIKRCMELPGQNLFQYLDDDGQRHSVSSHDINQYLHKLTGADFTAKDYRTWAGSAMALATLRKLHWEPEADAKKHVVSMVKEVARLLGNTPAVCRKCYIHPAVLEAFAVGELAKLPRIRQRKGLRMEEVALAGFLQGLQAAEVIREASEELAGETS
- the modC gene encoding molybdenum ABC transporter ATP-binding protein, which encodes MSSNLEVRLNLAYAGFTLNVDLTLPGRGVTALYGPSGSGKTTCLRCIAGLQNATGGYVRVNGEVWQDAYNAVFVPAHQRALGYVFQEASLFAHLNVEGNLRFGFKRIAERERRITLEQATALLGIDHLLQRSPDTLSGGERQRVGIARALLTSPRLLLMDEPLAALDPQRKSEILPYLERLHDELDIPIIYVSHAQDEVARLADHLVLLSEGKALGSGPIGETLARLDLPLAMGDEAGVVIAGSVLAYDAAYQLITVGLPGSELSIRVAHSALLPGKPLRLKVQARDVSLSQQPDAQSSILNRLPVTVVEEIAADNTAHVLVRLDADGTALLARITRYSRDQLQLQPGQRLWAQIKSVALLA
- the modB gene encoding molybdate ABC transporter permease subunit, yielding MLPGSADFAAIWLTLKLASLTTVILLIVGTPIALWLARTRSWLKGPIGAVVALPLVLPPTVIGFYLLLLLGPNGAVGQLTQRLGLGTLTFSFTGLVIGSVLYSLPFVVQPLQNAFAVIGPRPLEVAATLRAGPWDSFFSVILPLARPGFITGAILGFAHTVGEFGVVLMIGGNIPDKTRVVSTQIYNHVESMEYAQAHWLAGAMLVFSFLVLLALYSSGKAKSPWSSA
- the modA gene encoding molybdate ABC transporter substrate-binding protein; its protein translation is MRTVPHRLSLPSLVFAVAALSSGMASADVVQVAVAANFTAPIQAIAKDFEKDTGHTLVASFGATGQFYTQIKNGAPFEVFLSADDTTPAKLDSENETVKGSRFTYAVGTLALWSPKEGYVDNQGQVLKDGKYAHLSIANPKAAPYGLAATQTLEKLGLTATTKDRIVEGQSIAQAYQFVQTGNAELGFVALSQVFKDGNLSGGSAWIVPADLHEPIKQDAVILNKGKDNAAAKALMDYLKGPKATAIIKSFGYQR